From the genome of Colletotrichum higginsianum IMI 349063 chromosome 4, whole genome shotgun sequence, one region includes:
- a CDS encoding FAD dependent oxidoreductase: protein MSTFAYDDPTFDDISPLDNPTAAHDGGHSGASQNGSIHPAVLAAIAMGCITAFFALVTWSMNICILLGRVRRQEKARKAQEVPSGPTTVEPRLNEHILGGVAARDPVLATTSVRPPARAASRSGPVASAGKVVPVRIQDIQGRQAIPSSSVIVLLPALLALILGCFHMIRRWVRRSKPDQERHDCWPKPRAFVSTQPTD from the exons ATGTCGACATTCGCCTACGACGACCCGACGTTTGACGACATCTCCCCGCTGGACAATCCCACTGCAGCCCACGACGGCGGGCACTCAGGCGCATCGCAGAATGGCAGTATCCATCCCGCGGTTCTGGCGGCGATCGCCATGGGCTGCATCACCGCGttcttcgccctcgtcacctGGTCCATGAATATCTGTATCCTCCTAGGTCGCGTACGCAGGCAAGAGAAAGCCAGAAAAGCCCAGGAGGTCCCAAGTGGTCCTACTACTGTTGAACCAAGG TTAAATGAACACATTTTGGGAGGCGTTGCAGCCCGTGACCCTGTTCTGGCGACGACATCGGTGCGACCACCAGCCCGAGCTGCGAGTCGGTCAGGACCAGTTGCTTCAGCCGGGAAAGTCGTGCCCGTGCGGATCCAAGATATTCAGGGCCGCCAGGCTATACCGTCATCCTCGGTAATCGTGCTTCTGCCTGCCCTTCTCGCTCTGATACTCGGCTGCTTCCACATGATCCGTCGTTGGGTTCGCCGCTCCAAGCCAGACCAGGAACGACACGACTGTTGGCCCAAACCACGCGCCTTCGTATCGACACAG CCTACTGACTAG
- a CDS encoding Carbon-nitrogen hydrolase — MAATTGEQKFKVALIQTCPKVLDAEYNFAHASGQIRRAATQGASLAVLPEYHLTGWAPDEPSFALSGEDASRYQQRYRRLAAELHINICAGTIVSHAPESQKNSTNDAVSKKPTLLNTSYFIDHDGQLLGAYTKTNLWIPERDHLTSSIDYAHKMSVDEGTPAATGPHQVFDTPLGPVGILVCWDLAFPEAFRQLVLAGAKIIIMPSYWTLSDMSKEGLAYNANCERMFVENTLTTRAFENTAALIYCNATGPAEQGFFGCSQVALPIVGKVPGSFDDGEEGMRLVDVDMRVVEIAERNYQIRKDLKRVDWHYGYSKGAKL; from the exons ATGGCAGCGACTACGGGAGAACAAAAGTTCAAGGTTGCACTGATACAGACATGTCCCAAG GTTCTTGATGCGGAATACAACTTTGCGCACGCCTCAGGGCAGATCCGCCGGGCAGCAACACAGGGGGCATCACTGGCTGTCCTGCCCGAGTATCACTTGACTGGATGGGCGCCGGATGAGCCGTCATTCGCACTGAGCGGAGAGGATGCCTCTCGCTACCAGCAGCGATACCGGCGATTGGCGGCAGAACTGCACATCAACATCTGCGCGGGCACCATCGTCTCACACGCGCCGGAGAGCCAGAAGAACAGCACAAACGACGCAGTTTCAAAGAAACCAACTCTTCTCAACACGTCCTACTTCATCGACCACGATGGCCAGCTGCTTGGCGCGTACACCAAGACCAACCTCTGGATCCCCGAACGGGACCACCTGACTTCGAGCATCGACTACGCCCACAAGATgagcgtcgacgagggcacgcccgccgccaccgggCCTCATCAGGTCTTCGACACCCCCCTCGGCCCCGTCGGCATCCTGGTCTGCTGGGACCTCGCATTCCCCGAGGCATTCCGACAACTCGTCCTCGCGGGGGCCAAGATCATCATCATGCCCTCGTACTGGACCCTGTCGGACATGAGCAAGGAAGGACTGGCATACAACGCCAACTGCGAGCGGATGTTTGTGGAGAACACGCTCACCACGCGCGCGTTCGAgaacaccgccgccctcaTCTACTGCAATGCGACCGGGCCGGCAGAGCAAGGCTTCTTTGGATGCAGTCAGGTAGCCTTACCCATCGTGGGCAAGGTTCCCGGGAgctttgacgacggcgaggaggggatgCGTCTGGTAGACGTCGACATGCGGGTGGTCGAGATTGCGGAGAGGAACTACCAGATCAGAAAGGATTTGAAGCGGGTTGATTGGCATTATGGGTATTCAAAAGGGGCCAAATTGTGA
- a CDS encoding C6 zinc finger domain-containing protein, protein MVGRSTPPVPWSTPRPETPLSPVLQDKSSILVEYYFKEVCGMMSCYDSKLNPYRTTISNLWGSSPSLYYVTQSMAAACLSEVSPGFAAVSGRLRDQAVGSLWNESRVGPTETSSLLALVMLGFSLCWHDPSRLGQSEFELLAETVAHLETSSNSLTPVDKQKRLFFHNSLVYWKMLLSFVTDDDLPSLSTAYVVQPRPPFETIQRSSRMPHPQTGIGVEIQELVAQVGSLVRKERRRIRKRHHSSRHDIEQSINAIRSAEQLQARLCEIELPREVTVIDSGDDMTSTGHLLKAAEAYRCTGLLQLYRNFPDLVLHGTSPVNPTSPSTWLDTTGDADLNSPEDSRVALDTWLTSLALHVLDLVEEIPISSRSRSIQPLLLVSICSELSLSRTFASTPSRRECSVVSILSSPRMKQSPTFTDVLHARRLIISRLSSFEGILAAKPIRQMLKLVKETWACMDDQQADVYWIDVMMEKGYETLMG, encoded by the coding sequence ATGGTTGGTCGTTCTACACCCCCAGTTCCCTGGTCGACACCCCGCCCCGAAACGCCGCTCTCGCCTGTCTTGCAAGACAAGTCGTCGATACTGGTGGAATACTACTTCAAGGAGGTTTGCGGCATGATGTCCTGCTACGACAGCAAGTTAAACCCCTACAGGACGACTATTTCGAACCTCTGGGGCAGCTCGCCCTCCCTGTACTATGTTACCCAGAGCATGGCAGCAGCCTGTCTTTCCGAGGTGTCACCAGGCTTCGCCGCAGTGAGCGGTCGCCTTCGGGACCAAGCGGTCGGCTCTTTGTGGAATGAGAGTCGGGTCGGCCCAACGGAAACATCGTCTCTGTTGGCTTTGGTCATGCTCGGTTTCAGTCTCTGCTGGCACGATCCCAGTAGACTCGGCCAGTCCGAGTTCGAGCTTCTGGCCGAGACGGTTGCTCATCTCGAAACGTCGAGCAACAGCTTGACACCGGTCGACAAGCAGAAGAGGCTCTTCTTCCATAACTCTCTCGTCTATTGGAAGATGCTGCTGTCATTCGTCACTGATGATGACTTGCCTTCCCTGAGCACCGCTTACGTCGTTCAACCACGGCCACCATTTGAGACAATCCAGAGGAGTTCAAGGATGCCGCATCCGCAGACAGGTATTGGCGTTGAGATCCAGGAACTCGTCGCTCAAGTTGGCTCTCTGGTCAGAAAGGAGCGCAGACGGATTCGGAAACGCCACCATTCATCGAGACATGACATTGAGCAGTCCATCAACGCTATTCGAAGCGCGGAACAGCTCCAGGCCAGACTGTGCGAAATAGAGCTCCCGAGGGAAGTAACAGTAATCGACTCGGGCGATGACATGACATCTACGGGCCATCTCTTGAAGGCAGCCGAGGCATACAGATGTACTGGGCTACTTCAACTCTATCGGAACTTTCCCGATCTCGTCTTGCATGGCACGTCGCCCGTAAATCCCACGAGCCCTTCAACCTGGTTAGACACGACTGGAGACGCCGATCTCAACTCACCTGAAGATTCTCGAGTAGCCCTGGATACATGGCTAACCAGTCTCGCCCTCCACGTGCTCGATCTTGTGGAGGAGATTCCGATTTCCTCACGGTCGAGGTCTATCCAGCCACTTCTCCTCGTCAGCATCTGCAGTGAACTCTCACTCAGTCGTACCTTtgcgtcgacgccgtccaggAGAGAATGCTCCGTGGTTAGCATTCTCTCCAGTCCGAGGATGAAGCAATCACCGACATTCACCGACGTCCTCCACGCGAGACGACTCATAATATCAAGGTTGTCGTCATTCGAGGGTATTTTAGCTGCTAAGCCAATACGACAAATGCTGAAGCTCGTGAAGGAGACTTGGGCCTGTATGGACGATCAGCAAGCTGATGTATACTGGATTGATGTTATGATGGAAAAGGGATATGAAACGTTGATGGGCTGA
- a CDS encoding FAD-dependent oxidoreductase-like enzyme, with translation MAADSAAGGVQQPNGTLTDARSVADAPTTPQDDDILALSSSQVTLPSTEVPASPIDPNQSFKTEANDDRLSSSAVIPSSLTPPPSSQLVTHAANGALQTAYGAASHRSALFSPPATGLNTTVRRDGGLGTEYVPPAPQQVLEATADELRAMMQASIAEHAKLKMEAAHHKLQYNLLSLQADEDAKRAAVEQEMTRREIEALRTVEYSRHAVRELSAASESAQMKYLQMKMWYGDAMEENEALARRVKMAKKVIAQKEEEIIGLAEERDMLLNRIRENREHFHMLCSPGGIFHGAMTPKQQTISTPQQPHRATPKQTPRSVNRDEARVDGDHGPEPIAALLQALSQDNNNNNNTSAPTTPTTAVRPPTTRMPAKHTRNAQSLSSLPTTPVTRAQRHHEQQSGLLPSVNLVPQSEPRHRYTSAQMVPGTPPPPPATQDRVQERARKSRESTISADDNEELARQALESVAKSASFLSQASRVPRNGRRPLPSGCGNEEDEEEVYESQASQAASEMLRRDPRESFEVASSVGSRDGTPAPAEKSARLQAKLFSGITKSGADKRKFGNGHGHGAEQETRSDMVSPAKKMRVGGLIGENPKVGLWIQQGHN, from the coding sequence ATGGCTGCCGactctgctgctggcggtgtCCAGCAGCCCAACGGCACGCTGACCGACGCCcgctccgtcgccgacgcgcccacgacgcctcaggacgacgacatcctgGCGCTGAGCTCATCGCAAGTGACGCTGCCCTCGACCGAAGTCCCCGCCTCCCCCATCGACCCCAATCAGTCCTTCAAAACCGAGGCCAACGACGACCGACTGAGCTCCTCCGCCGTCATCCCTTCGTCCCTGACGCCCCCGCCCTCGTCGCAGCTCGTCACCCACGCTGCCAACGGCGCTCTTCAGACCGCTTACGGCGCCGCCTCGCACCGCtccgccctcttctcccctccTGCCACGGGTCTCAACACCACCGTCCgacgcgacggcggcctcggcacAGAGTACGTGCCTCCGGCGCCCCAGCAGGTGCTcgaggcgacggccgacGAACTACGGGCCATGATGCAGGCGAGCATCGCCGAGCACGCCAAGTTGAAGATGGAGGCCGCGCATCACAAGCTTCAGTACAACCTGCTCAGCCTtcaggccgacgaggatgccAAGAGGGCCGCGGTGGAGCAGGAGATGACCCGACGGGAGATCGAGGCCCTCAGGACGGTCGAATACTCGCGTCACGCCGTCCGCGAACTCAGCGCCGCTTCGGAATCGGCCCAGATGAAGTATCTCCAGATGAAGATGTGGTACGGGGATGCCATGGAAGAGAACGAGGCCCTCGCGCGGCGCGTcaagatggccaagaaggTCATTGCAcaaaaggaggaggaaatcATTGGGCTGGCGGAGGAGCGCGACATGCTCCTTAACCGCATCCGGGAAAACCGGGAACACTTTCACATGCTGTGCAGCCCGGGCGGCATCTTCCACGGTGCCATGACGCCCAAGCAGCAGACCATCTCGacgccgcagcagccgcacCGAGCCACCCCCAAGCAGACGCCCCGGTCGGTTAACCGCGACGAGGCCAGGGTGGACGGCGACCACGGGCCGGAGCCCATTGCGGCTCTGCTGCAGGCACTCAGCCAGGAtaacaacaataacaacaacactAGCGCGCCCACGACGCCCACAACGGCGGTCAGACCCCCCACGACCCGCATGCCTGCAAAGCACACCCGAAACGCCCAATCTCTGTCTTCTctgccgacgacgcctgTCACACGCGCCCAGCGCCACCACGAGCAGCAGTCGGGACTCCTGCCGTCGGTGAACCTGGTGCCCCAGAGTGAGCCTCGGCACAGGTACACCAGCGCGCAAATGGTTCccggcacgccgccgccgccgcccgcgacaCAGGACCGCGTGCAGGAGCGCGCGCGCAAGAGCCGCGAGAGCACCATCTCGGCGGACGACAACGAGGAGCTCGCGCGTCAGGCGCTCGAGTCGGTGGCCAAGTCGGCGTCGTTCCTGTCCCAGGCGTCGCGTGTGCCGCGcaacggccgccgcccgctgccCAGCGGGTGTGGcaacgaagaggacgaggaggaggtgtACGAGAGCCAGGCCAGCCAGGCGGCTTCGGAGATGCTGCGTCGCGACCCGCGCGAGAGCTTCGAGGTGGCCAGCTCGGTGGGCTCGCGCGACGGaacaccggcgccggcagaGAAGAGCGCCAGGTTGCAGGCGAAGCTGTTTTCTGGCATCACAAAGAGCGGTGCGGACAAGCGCAAATTCGGcaacggccacggccacggcgcgGAGCAAGAGACACGGTCAGACATGGTGAGCCCAGCCAAGAAGATGCGCGTCGGCGGTCTCATCGGTGAGAACCCAAAGGTTGGGCTTTGGATCCAACAGGGCCACAATTGA
- a CDS encoding Immunoglobulin a1 protease has translation MGLNFYAALFMVWTASQAEALLDHEQHQAVRDLRNSSRPLVQSTCMSGSDLCVPTSSTRYMNTTITQTQTHTTVLERHSNKFRPRHTDFAHEFYTAFCSQNVASDADANDEMDSGYQYHTDDGDSQLFGFNNFPPNIAIKLPQFCIQLLGLRIGNCPTDDKEGDKDGGKDDGKDDDKEDDKDEDDDDKKSSKASSATSTTSTSSCTVTVTATHRTVFCSITRSVNDSTHTYTDAKTTCLTSAYTTITGCSVLNSVATVTTTRTSDPKPSDPLCGPGCGIGGCQAFQPPGSAAADAPRPQKPERRSAGPKLLNRGEPSEGEWRDPSDYPGGYHEFMEMEFDYMRRRMNFGLSHHHPKLVLDGPPMPNERESLTTVRSNWVLFQDKVETLAVEGLVGCTVVVVISDRGAWMGKFYEKTISNATLFAEALSGWKTGRQAQDDWTKYARYGIDDLRNHPERRDIGEVFGSDDDAVAFPVRILVITPRRRVVEHGDERSAGPPVQLDYEEGGMPVYPQVRRIVDDILEAIPQRYHDESLIRFYPQEQLTEEERYHRENGELSDMYWSNMLQDRILHTAKGKVMLQYQPANRCTDDASWRIWVDDYAHFRTPPSAQFQDEWSALDGQFFSEELRPQYAGELYSRQECPIRGKPASGGGSMSSVSPSLATSAGQGMPGASATLSGSGGRTQSLLPGSSYVNGTAAPLPWNSSVTTHRRCDEADSYVFLVSERNHDSSVLEQHDDDGPERQLLSVVKTVTVVTATVIVPAGPTSSEEPKPKPWQGPRVSFGSKKSVAVYVMYEEVMAGGSETIANGEMFVMFPVTVDSPIKHCEVKRLGWKPTTFFSDRSWPPSMEARNGGEAFGRKKCVYKAKQDGFGSFKCEGVAEFNCFKDADYDKTFNCMAGLDSRTYRPRMRCVFPDK, from the exons ATGGGATTGAATTTCTATGCGGCTCTGTTCATGGTTTGGACAGCTTCTCAGGCCGAGGCACTGCTGGATCATGAGCAGCACCAGGCCGTTCGAGATCTCAGAAACTCGTCGCGACCACTTGTGCAGTCGACATGTATGAGCGGATCCGATCTTTGCGTTCCTACAAGCTCTACCCGTTACATGAACACAACGATC acccagacccagacccaTACCACCGTTCTTGAACGACACTCCAACAAGTTCCGGCCTCGCCATACCGACTTTGCCCATGAGTTCTACACTGCCTTCTGTTCCCAAAATGTTGCCTCAGATGCCGATGCCAACGACGAGATGGACTCCGGGTACCAATACCATACAGACGATGGCGACAGTCAGCTCTTCGGTTTCAACAA CTTCCCCCCCAACATTGCCATCAAGCTTCCCCAGTTCTGCATCCAGCTCCTTGGACTCAGGATTGGCAACTGCCCAACGGACGACAAGGAGGGCGACAAAGATGGTGGTAAAGACGACGgaaaggacgacgacaaggaaGACGAcaaggatgaggatgacgatgacaagAAGTCCAGCAAAGCGAGTTCTGCAACATCCACCACCTCAACTTCATCTTGCACTGTCACTGTCACTGCTACCCACCGGACAGTTTTCTGTTCCATCACCAGAA GTGTCAACGACAGTACGCATACTTATACGGACGCCAAAACGACGTGTCTCACCAGCGCGtacaccaccatcaccggctGCAGCGTCCTCAATTCGGTAGCCACAGTGACCACCACAAGGACCTCTGATCCGAAGCCGTCGGATCCCCTTTGTGGCCCCGGTTGCGGCATCGGAGGATGTCAAGCTTTCCAGCCGCCTGGGTCAGCGGCTGCAGATGCCCCCCGCCCCCAGAAGCCAGAGCGTAGGTCGGCGGGCCCAAAACTCTTGAACCGTGGAGAACCAAGCGAGGGAGAATGGAGAGATCCATCCGACTATCCGGGAGGGTATCATGAATTCATGGAGATGGAATTTGATTACATGCGCAGGAGGATGAACTTCGGACTGAGCCACCATCACCCTAAGCTTGTGCTCGATGGCCCCCCAATGCCGAACGAGCGTGAGAGCCTGACGACAGTCCGGTCCAACTGGGTCTTGTTCCAAGACAAGGTTGAGACtctggccgtcgagggcctcgtaGGGTGcacggtggtggtggtcatcagcgaccgAGGCGCGTGGATGGGCAAGTTTTACGAGAAGACAATCTCCAACGCCACACTCTTCGCCGAAGCCTTGTCCGGGTGGAAGACCGGACGACAAGCCCAAGACGATTGGACCAAGTATGCTCGGTATGGTATCGACGATCTCAGGAACCATCCCGAGCGCAGAGATATAGGAGAAGTCTTCGGttcagacgacgacgcggtgGCATTCCCCGTCCGCATCCTTGTAATCACCCCCCGTCGCCGAGTTGTGGAACATGGTGACGAAAGAAGCGCGGGGCCACCGGTACAGCTCGATTACGAAGAAGGCGGTATGCCCGTATATCCGCAAGTCAggcgcatcgtcgacgataTCCTTGAAGCGATTCCCCAGCGTTATCATGATGAGTCACTCATCCGGTTCTATCCCCAAGAGCAGCTCACCGAAGAAGAACGTTACCACAGAGAAAACGGCGAATTGAGCGACATGTACTGGTCGAACATGCTCCAAGACAGAATCCTCCACACGGCTAAAGGGAAGGTCATGCTACAATACCAGCCAGCAAATCGCTGCACAGATGATGCCTCGTGGCGCATATGGGTTGATGACTATGCCCATTTCAGAACACCGCCCAGTGCGCAGTTCCAGGACGAGTGGTCGGCCCTAGACGGCCAGTTCTTTTCCGAGGAATTACGCCCGCAGTATGCAGGTGAACTATACTCCAGACAGGAATGCCCGATCAGGGGTAAACCTGCATCTGGCGGCGGATCCATGAGCTCAGTATCACCTTCATTGGCGACCTCAGCCGGGCAAGGGATGCCCGGAGCGTCTGCGACCCTGAGTGGCAGCGGAGGCAGAACACAGTCGCTTCTGCCGGGTTCGTCCTATGTGAACGGTACTGCGGCGCCTCTCCCATGGAACAGCTCCGTGACGACACAC CGGCGGTGTGACGAAGCCGATTCCTACGTCTTTCTCGTCTCCGAACGGAACCACGACTCCAGTGTTCTGGAACAgcatgacgatgacggcccCGAGCGACAGCTG CTCTCCGTCGTGAAGACGGTCACGGTAGTCACGGCAACCGTCATCGTGCCGGCGGGGCCAACATCGTCTGAAGAGCCGAAACCGAAACCTTGGCAAGGGCCAAGAGTGTCTTTTGGGTCCAAAAAGTCCGTGGCGGTTTACGTCATGTACGAGGAAGTCATGGCGGGCGGGTCAGAGACGATAGCGAACGGCGAGATGTTTGTCATGTTTCCGGTGACTGTCGACAGCCCCATCAAGCACTGCGAGGTTAAACGGCTTGGGTGGAAGCCCACGACATTCTTTTCCGATCGATCTTGGCCGCCCAGCATGGAGGCCAGGAATGGAGGAGAGGCTTTTGGACGTAAGAAGTGCGTATACAAGGCCAAGCAGGACGGGTTTGGCTCGTTCAAATGCGAGGGGGTGGCCGAGTTCAACTGTTTCAAGGACGCCGACTACGACAAGACGTTCAACTGTATGGCCGGGTTGGATAGCAGGACGTACAGACCACGCATGCGCTGTGTGTTTCCAGACAAATGA
- a CDS encoding Spt3, with amino-acid sequence MEPRFRQEIQQMMYIAGETQDASIQTIKLIEDIIRDQVVHILKTADDLAARRGSRVISNTDIIFQVRHDNARIERLRTFLTWKAIRKAVKDSEDKEGFVDEAELDDGVVPGPVDDAPASRVKFPAVAFPWDVSSLFSEQVAEFGQDDLMDISSSEAALEKLRKNDERTRDMTVAEYATWSEYRHASLTYRKAKRFREWSGLGVIAENKPNDDVMDILGFLTSEMVQNLTAEALRVQGQEMGHNEKGALSGSGSDLVQKPRGLFAEPEGARKAVDEKHVRTAFQRFQELPKKRRALLHDLLALGCAARGALHRIRPATSTITYSPCLDLQVRLRIPLPGSAISAGKQGRDGFYPPAPLERNSEGGLRGQLHPSCNPVRQSECDIVAHWCWYFPTPSSWVDDVSLLTWRPTVAWLGNNSPDITFSEAHLVMNRHFYGAPHGLCTRHLESVFELERFIPLTDGKIEIDHFPLASHEQRGRRYSLRPSGQRANAASARLSLEQAAAQWTIRGPQCSQIDFFMVIDSLKLPVCRHVPGVSGTSMGLHYHGNCIRELGDTIPLSYEGPRVDAHPHDGIGPCAVCPTDYEIAIGRFRGRMSRSLELTTYHRLGSLRTPSDPAWFCLTQGHSFCLPACSRSVGSVREQWLHDGGGTKAAAQEELGRSVTAGPRAHWVFWFEDLGDYFEGAFEEHQSLPTGDCFG; translated from the exons ATGGAACCTAGATTCAGGCAGGAGATTCAGCAG ATGATGTACATTGCGGGAGAAACACAAGATGCCTCCATCCAAACCATTAAGCTCATTGAGGACATCATCCGAGACCAAGTTGTTCACATA CTAAAGACAGCAGACGACCTCGCGGCCCGTCGTGGGTCTCGCGTCATCTCCAACACCGATATCATCTTCCAAGTCCGCCACGACAACGCTCGTATCGAGCGCCTCCGCACCTTCCTCACCTGGAAAGCAATAAGAAAGGCCGTCAAAGACTCGGAGGACAAGGAAggcttcgtcgacgaagccgaatTGGACGATGGCGTCGTCCCCGGCCCGGTCGATGACGCCCCGGCCAGCAGGGTCAAATTCCCTGCCGTTGCATTTCCCTGGGACGTATCATCCTTGTTCTCCGAGCAAGTGGCCGAGTTCGGCCAGGACGACCTCATGGacatcagcagcagcgaggCCGCTCTCGAGAAACTGCGCAAGAACGACGAGCGGACCCGGGACATGACGGTCGCCGAGTATGCCACGTGGTCGGAGTACCGTCACGCGTCGCTGACGTATCGCAAGGCGAAGCGGTTCAGGGAGTGGTCCGGCTTGGGCGTCATCGCAGAGAATAAACCCAACGATGATGTAATGGATATCCTGGGCTTTCTGACGAGTGAGATGGTACAGAACCTCACGGCTGAGGCATTAAGGGTGCAGGGACAAGAAATGGGTCACAATGAGAAGGGTGCCTTGAGTGGCTCTGGCTCAGATTTAGTTCAGAAGCCAAGGGGCTTGTTTGCTGAGCCCGAAGGGGCAAGGAAGGCTGTTGACGAGAAGCATGTTCGGACGGCGTTCCAACGGTTTCAAGAATTGCCGAAGAAGCGACGAGCTTTGTTGCATG ACCTGCTGGCTCTTGGGTGTGCCGCGAGAGGTGCTCTTCATCGTATCCGACCAGCTACCAGCACCATAACGTACAGCCCTTGCCTTGACCTGCAAGTCCGTCTTCGCATCCCTTTGCCCGGCTCGGCGATTTCCGCCGGCAAGCAAGGAAGAGATGGCTTCTACCCTCCTGCT CCGTTGGAGCGCAATAGCGAGGGCGGTTTGCGAGGGCAGCTTCATCCAAGCTGCAATCCGGTGCGACAAAGTGAGTGCGATATTGTCGCTCATTGGTGCTGGTATTTCCCCACGCCCTCTTCGTGGGTTGATGACGTTAGTCTTCTTACATGGAGGCCAACGGTCGCGTGGCTTGGAAACAACTCCCCCGATATCACATTTTCCGAGGCGCATCTCGTCATGAACCGGCATTTCTACGGAGCACCTCACGGTCTATGCACCCGACACCTGGAGAGTGTGTTTGAGCTTGAGAGGTTCATCCCCTTGACTGACGGAAAGATCGAAATCGACCACTTCCCGCTCGCAAGCCACGAACAACGGGGCAGAAGATACTCTTTGCGACCGTCGGGTCAGCGAGCCAACGCAGCATCCGCCAGGCTGTCGCTTGAACAGGCTGCGGCGCAATGGAC CATCCGCGGGCCCCAATGCTCCCAAATCGACTTCTTCATGGTTATCGACAGTCTCAAACTTCCCGTGTGTCGCCACGTTCCCGGCGTCAGCGGAACGTCCATGGGTTTACATTATCACGGAAACTGCATACGTGAGCTCGGAGACACAATCCCCTTGTCGTATGAGGGGCCTCGGGTTGACGCACATCCTCacgacggcatcggcccATGCGCTGTTTGCCCTACCGACTATGAGATAGCCATCGGAAGGTTCAGGGGCCGAATGAGTCGGAGCCTGGAGCTCACCACTTACCACAGGCTTGGAAGCCTACGCACACCCAGTGACCCCGCCTGGTTTTGCTTGACACAGGGACACAGTTTTTGCCTCCCCGCTTGTTCGAGGTCCGTTGGGAGTGTTCGCGAACAATGGCTTCATGACGGGGGAGGGACCAAGGCAGCAGCGCAAGAAGAGCTTGGCCGTTCGGTGACAGCCGGCCCGCGGGCACACTGGGTGTTTTGGTTCGAGGATCTCGGAGATTATTTCGAGGGTGCTTTTGAGGAACACCAGTCACTGCCTACAGGCGACTGCTTTGGATAG
- a CDS encoding Saga-like transcriptional regulatory complex subunit spt3 has protein sequence MASAQQLTLSDGRILSYDLSGPDSKPVVLLANSLSAPFTLWDRVVKVLHDNGFRTLRFDQPGHGKSSAPAGLDTEFETIADDVHFLVTSLRVDKLFAWVGVSMGAATSFYFVTKYPGLVHKVAICDTISSSPKLAGVEDAFGPRAKAAGEAGDMREQVEQTMDRWFGADWIKANPDEAGRARAIMNQTTVEGFQTCCHALRSDRFDIRPLYERVGSGVDEALLVVGEKDANLPQAMKEMRDKVETGFRAAGKDNKIELKVIAKAGHVPFVDNFEQFTEVILGYLKA, from the coding sequence ATGGCGTCCGCACAGCAGCTCACACTCTCCGACGGGCGGATCCTTTCATACGACCTGTCGGGCCCAGACTCGAAGCCCGTCGTGCTGCTGGCCAATTCACTTTCGGCACCGTTCACGCTTTGGGATCGCGTCGTCAAGGTTCTCCATGACAACGGCTTCCGCACGTTGCGCTTTGACCAGCCCGGCCACGGCAAGTCGTCAGCGCCAGCGGGCCTCGACACGGAGTTCGAGACgatcgccgacgacgtgcACTTCCTCGTCACGTCGCTCCGGGTCGACAAGCTGTTTGCCTGGGTCGGCGTGTCGAtgggggcggcgacgagcttctACTTTGTCACAAAGTACCCGGGCCTCGTGCACAAGGTGGCCATCTGCGACACCATCAGCTCGTCGCCCAAGCTCGCCGGGGTCGAGGACGCGTTCGGCCCGCGGGCCAAGGCGGCGGGTGAGGCGGGCGACATGCGCGAGCAGGTCGAGCAGACGATGGACCGCTGGTTCGGCGCCGACTGGATCAAGGCGAAcccggacgaggcgggccGCGCGCGTGCCATCATGAACCAGACGACGGTCGAGGGCTTCCAGACGTGCTGCCACGCGCTGCGGAGCGACAGGTTCGACATCCGACCGTTGTACGAGAGGGTGGGCTCGGGGGTTGACGAGgcgctgctggtggtgggcgAGAAGGACGCGAACCTGCCGCAGGCGATGAAGGAGATGCGCGACAAGGTCGAGACGGGGTTCAGGGCGGCGGGCAAGGACAACAAGATCGAGCTCAAGGTGATTGCAAAGGCGGGCCACGTTCCGTTTGTCGACAACTTTGAGCAGTTTACAGAGGTGATCCTGGGGTATCTCAAGGCTTGA